A single Actinomadura algeriensis DNA region contains:
- a CDS encoding class III extradiol dioxygenase subunit B-like domain-containing protein, which produces MLVSAAVCPHPPILVPAMAGAAARELDGLRAACDEAVRRLAAARPDALVVAGGAPATAVHGSDAHATLRPYGLPWTSPDVPGDGGEALPLSLTIGRWLIERAGDPAAQGRGFRAGYRSVAFDAPPEECLAIGRDIAASAERVGLLVMGDGSACRSEKAPGYLDERAEPYDEAVARALGKADAAALAALDPGTSRELRVAGRAAWQVLAGAAGTGRFSGDLLADEAPYGVAYFVASWSAGPSAGPDL; this is translated from the coding sequence GTGCTCGTCTCGGCGGCGGTGTGCCCGCACCCGCCCATCCTGGTGCCCGCCATGGCGGGTGCGGCGGCGCGGGAGCTCGACGGTCTCCGCGCGGCCTGCGACGAGGCCGTCCGGCGGCTGGCCGCCGCCCGGCCGGACGCGCTGGTCGTCGCGGGCGGCGCGCCCGCCACCGCCGTGCACGGGAGCGACGCCCACGCGACGCTCCGTCCGTACGGGCTGCCGTGGACCAGTCCCGACGTACCGGGCGACGGCGGCGAGGCGCTGCCACTGTCGCTGACGATCGGGCGATGGCTGATCGAGCGTGCCGGCGATCCGGCCGCCCAGGGGCGGGGCTTTCGCGCGGGGTACCGCTCGGTGGCGTTCGACGCCCCGCCCGAGGAGTGCCTGGCCATCGGCCGCGACATCGCGGCATCGGCCGAGCGCGTCGGCCTCTTGGTGATGGGCGACGGGTCGGCGTGCCGTTCCGAGAAGGCCCCCGGCTACCTCGACGAGCGCGCAGAACCGTACGACGAGGCCGTGGCGCGCGCGCTCGGGAAGGCCGACGCCGCCGCCCTGGCCGCATTGGATCCCGGGACGTCCCGCGAGTTGCGGGTCGCCGGGCGGGCGGCGTGGCAGGTGCTCGCCGGGGCGGCCGGCACGGGACGGTTCAGCGGGGATCTCCTCGCCGACGAGGCGCCCTACGGGGTCGCCTACTTCGTCGCGTCCTGGTCGGCGGGCCCCTCGGCGGGGCCCGACCTGTAG
- a CDS encoding antitoxin, translating into MSIVDKVKHMLGQNAEKGKQGVEKAGDMIDQRTGGKYADKVDKAQGKAGEYIDRQSQAGGQNAGDRRDMGQGDMGQRDMGQPDMGQGEQRHGMDEPGPGPNEPGGRA; encoded by the coding sequence ATGTCCATCGTCGACAAGGTCAAGCACATGCTCGGGCAGAACGCCGAGAAGGGCAAGCAGGGCGTGGAGAAGGCCGGGGACATGATCGACCAGCGCACCGGCGGCAAGTACGCCGACAAGGTCGACAAGGCACAGGGGAAGGCCGGCGAGTACATCGACCGGCAGAGCCAGGCCGGAGGCCAGAACGCGGGCGACCGGCGCGACATGGGCCAAGGCGACATGGGTCAGCGCGACATGGGGCAGCCCGATATGGGCCAGGGCGAGCAGCGGCACGGCATGGACGAGCCCGGGCCCGGCCCGAACGAGCCCGGAGGCCGCGCCTGA
- the miaA gene encoding tRNA (adenosine(37)-N6)-dimethylallyltransferase MiaA translates to MIAVVGATAAGKSDLAVALALRLGGEAVNADSMQLYRGMDIGTAKLGRAEMHGVPHHLLDVWDVTATASVAEYQRLSAETIAAIRARGRVPILVGGSGLYVRAAVDEMEFPGTDPAVRARLEEELAREGSAVLHERLRGADPAAAEAILPSNGRRIVRALEVIEISGRPFTATLPEYRYRYGSVVQIGVSVPRDELDERIAVRVQRMWDAGLVDEVRALEKRGLREGLTAGRALGYAQVLRYLAGEWTEERAKDDTIRTTRRFARRQESWFRRDPRVQWLPYDAQDLVPRALALVQD, encoded by the coding sequence GTGATCGCGGTCGTCGGCGCGACCGCCGCCGGCAAGTCCGACCTCGCCGTGGCACTGGCCCTGCGGCTCGGCGGTGAGGCGGTCAACGCCGACTCGATGCAGCTGTACCGGGGCATGGACATCGGCACCGCCAAGCTCGGGCGCGCCGAGATGCACGGCGTCCCGCACCATCTCCTGGACGTCTGGGACGTGACGGCGACCGCGAGCGTCGCCGAGTACCAGCGGCTCAGCGCCGAGACGATCGCCGCGATCCGTGCGCGCGGTCGCGTCCCGATCCTGGTCGGAGGGTCCGGGCTGTACGTGCGGGCCGCGGTCGACGAGATGGAGTTCCCGGGGACGGACCCGGCCGTCCGGGCGCGCCTCGAGGAGGAGCTGGCGCGCGAGGGGTCCGCCGTGCTGCACGAACGTCTGCGTGGGGCCGACCCGGCGGCGGCGGAGGCGATCCTGCCGAGTAATGGACGCCGCATCGTCCGCGCCCTGGAGGTCATCGAGATTTCGGGGCGCCCGTTCACCGCGACCCTGCCCGAGTACCGGTACCGCTACGGGTCGGTCGTCCAGATAGGCGTGAGCGTGCCCAGGGACGAGCTGGACGAGCGCATCGCCGTGCGGGTGCAGCGCATGTGGGACGCGGGCCTGGTCGACGAGGTCCGGGCCCTGGAGAAGCGGGGACTTCGCGAGGGGCTGACCGCCGGTCGCGCGCTCGGGTACGCCCAGGTACTGCGTTACCTCGCGGGGGAGTGGACCGAGGAACGGGCAAAGGACGACACGATCCGCACCACGCGGCGTTTCGCCCGCCGGCAGGAGTCGTGGTT